A genomic window from Fusarium falciforme chromosome 2, complete sequence includes:
- a CDS encoding Fe-ADH domain-containing protein, whose product MSFEFGIETFRPAFDDRETPKISYGLRFPEACLRHCRDTFSSSRVYIICSKSLSQTTDALDRLTVALGDRVAGVRIGISPHTPIAQVLEVVEDARHRDIDCLVTLGAGSLTDAAKLVRLALANSASTEEDMNTLWGTAESNPALRKDIAKPTIPLIHIPTSLSGGEYQAIAGGTESQGHAKRTFHCEKVDPELVIQDPELCLTTPAWVWLSTGIRSVDHCVETLCSLLSNEKGDTWAKRGLPKLISGLLESKANPKSLQARHLCQLGVIEAMCAVSSGVPLGASHAIGHQLGPLGVGHGETSCILLPAVCKFNLKYKANVDRQAMVKDLLLGQAEVKQLLESKGLDGKEPDLGDILSAVISALEMPRSLEEVGIGQESLDTLARNSLEDIWIRTNAVPITEESQVREILDMCAKKQ is encoded by the coding sequence ATGTCTTTCGAATTCGGTATCGAAACGTTCCGTCCTGCCTTTGACGATCGAGAAACGCCCAAGATCTCGTATGGTCTGCGGTTCCCGGAAGCCTGTTTGCGGCACTGTAGAGAcaccttctccagctcccgGGTTTACATCATCTGCTCCAAGTCGCTGTCGCAAACAACGGATGCTCTCGACCGCCTTACTGTGGCGCTCGGCGACCGAGTTGCTGGGGTGAGAATCGGCATCAGCCCGCACACGCCAATAGCACAGGTCCTAGAAGTGGTGGAAGATGCTCGCCATCGCGACATTGACTGCCTGGTCACCCTCGGCGCTGGCAGTCTTACAGATGCTGCCAAACTGGTGCGTTTGGCTTTGGCCAACTCTGCTAGCACGGAGGAGGATATGAATACTCTCTGGGGCACAGCAGAGAGCAATCCAGCGCTGCGAAAGGACATTGCCAAACCGACCATTCCTCTCATTCATATCCCGACCTCGCTCTCCGGAGGCGAGTATCAGGCCATCGCCGGCGGAACAGAGTCCCAAGGCCACGCCAAGAGGACCTTTCACTGCGAAAAAGTCGACCCCGAGCTCGTCATCCAGGACCCAGAGCTCTGCCTCACCACGCCCGCCTGGGTATGGCTCAGCACCGGCATTCGATCAGTGGACCACTGTGTAGAGACGCTCTGCTCGCTTCTGTCAAACGAAAAGGGCGACACTTGGGCCAAGAGAGGTCTTCCAAAATTGATCTCGGGGTTGTTAGAGAGCAAGGCAAACCCGAAATCGCTACAAGCACGGCATCTCTGTCAACTGGGTGTCATCGAAGCCATGTGCGCTGTGTCGAGCGGTGTCCCTCTTGGAGCCAGTCATGCAATCGGACATCAACTTGGACCTCTCGGCGTCGGCCATGGCGAGACGAGCTGCATTCTGCTACCGGCCGTGTGCAAGTTCAACCTGAAGTACAAAGCAAACGTCGACCGGCAGGCCATGGTCAAAGATTTGCTCCTAGGACAAGCGGAGGTCAAGCAGCTGCTAGAGTCTAAGGGACTTGATGGAAAAGAGCCAGACCTCGGCGACATCTTGTCGGCTGTGATTTCGGCCCTAGAGATGCCTCGGTCGCTTGAAGAGGTGGGCATTGGTCAGGAGAGCCTCGATACACTTGCGCGAAATAGTCTGGAGGATATATGGATACGGACAAATGCCGTGCCAATTACGGAGGAATCGCAGGTCAGGGAGATTCTAGACATGTGCGCCAAGAAGCAGTAG